Proteins from a single region of Sphingomonas sp.:
- a CDS encoding M23 family metallopeptidase — protein MRSDDSSGMIGGAGAGVLAPAPQVFTAKFRRRFSDFDVMPDLGSRIGTLTWYRGAATCIGLCALTLLLAPGFENPIYGTVPPKMTGAEFDATRAQSILPLGQGATTGYRVAASKLVAPLTDTPERPMINLDVKLASGDALLGALQRSGVGKGDASAIGALITKAVALGDIQPGTMLDLTLGRRVDKSQPRPLEKLALRARFDLKLEVARNGGGLSLKEIPIAIDRTPLRIQGTIGSSLYRSARAAGAPAKAVEAYIKTLASRVPVSRLGSGCKFDIIIGQARAETGEVQLGNLMYAGVSGCANNVQMLPWEADGKTSWYDGAGKGETTGMMGMPANGRFSSGFGMRRHPILGYTRMHKGIDIAAAYGSPVYAAADGTVQIAGRSSGYGNLIKISHGGGNGSGYGHLSRIYVRPGQIVRKGQQIGAVGNTGLSTGPHLHYEWYRNGVAINPRSVSFSSTKQLTGGDLGQFRAKLGAMLAVPVGHGLETDDD, from the coding sequence GTGCGTAGCGATGACAGCAGCGGGATGATCGGAGGCGCCGGAGCTGGCGTCCTCGCGCCTGCGCCCCAGGTGTTCACCGCCAAATTCCGCCGCCGCTTCTCCGATTTCGATGTCATGCCCGATCTCGGCTCGCGCATCGGCACGCTCACCTGGTATCGCGGCGCCGCCACCTGCATCGGCCTGTGCGCGCTGACGCTTCTCCTCGCGCCCGGCTTCGAGAACCCGATCTACGGCACCGTTCCGCCCAAGATGACCGGCGCCGAATTCGACGCGACCCGCGCGCAATCGATCCTGCCGCTCGGCCAGGGCGCCACCACCGGTTACCGCGTCGCCGCGTCGAAGCTGGTCGCGCCGCTCACCGACACCCCCGAACGGCCGATGATCAATCTCGATGTCAAGCTCGCCTCGGGCGATGCCCTGCTCGGCGCGCTGCAGCGCTCGGGCGTCGGCAAGGGCGATGCGAGCGCGATTGGCGCGCTGATCACCAAGGCCGTGGCGCTGGGCGATATCCAGCCCGGCACGATGCTCGATCTCACGCTTGGCCGTCGTGTCGACAAGTCGCAGCCGCGCCCGCTCGAAAAGCTGGCGCTGCGCGCGCGATTCGATCTCAAGCTCGAAGTGGCCCGCAATGGCGGTGGCCTGAGCCTCAAGGAAATCCCGATCGCGATCGACCGGACGCCGCTGCGCATCCAGGGCACGATCGGCAGCAGCCTCTATCGCTCGGCGCGCGCCGCCGGCGCTCCGGCCAAGGCAGTCGAAGCCTATATCAAGACGCTGGCCAGCCGCGTGCCGGTGTCGCGGCTCGGTTCGGGCTGCAAGTTCGACATCATCATCGGCCAGGCCCGCGCCGAGACCGGCGAGGTCCAGCTCGGCAATCTGATGTATGCCGGGGTCAGCGGCTGCGCCAACAATGTCCAGATGCTACCCTGGGAAGCCGACGGCAAGACCTCCTGGTATGACGGCGCCGGCAAGGGCGAGACTACCGGGATGATGGGCATGCCCGCCAATGGCCGCTTCTCCTCGGGCTTTGGCATGCGCCGCCATCCGATCCTCGGCTATACCCGCATGCACAAGGGCATCGATATCGCCGCGGCCTATGGCTCGCCGGTCTATGCCGCCGCCGATGGCACCGTCCAGATCGCCGGGCGCAGCTCGGGCTATGGCAACCTCATCAAGATCAGCCATGGCGGCGGCAATGGCAGCGGCTATGGCCATCTCAGCCGTATCTATGTCCGCCCCGGGCAAATCGTCCGCAAGGGTCAGCAGATCGGCGCGGTCGGCAATACCGGCCTTTCGACCGGCCCGCACCTCCATTACGAATGGTATCGCAACGGCGTCGCGATCAATCCGCGCTCGGTGTCGTTCAGCTCGACCAAGCAGCTGACCGGCGGCGACCTCGGCCAGTTCCGCGCCAAGCTCGGCGCGATGCTGGCGGTGCCGGTGGGGCATGGCCTCGAAACGGACGACGACTGA
- a CDS encoding CarD family transcriptional regulator, translated as MAAKALSFDVGDYVVYPKHGVGRVIELQKQEIAGMQLELYVLRFEKEKMTLRVPTNKAESVGMRKLSSDKTLREALETLKGKPRVKRTMWSRRAQEYEAKINSGDLVSIAEVVRDLFRAEDQPEQSYSERQIFEAAASRLARELAAMEQIDEPAALVKIVEILKVAAAVWNKDKVPA; from the coding sequence ATGGCTGCCAAGGCGCTGTCCTTCGATGTCGGCGATTATGTCGTTTACCCCAAGCACGGCGTTGGCCGTGTCATAGAGCTTCAGAAACAGGAAATCGCGGGGATGCAGCTCGAACTGTACGTCCTCCGCTTCGAAAAAGAGAAGATGACCCTGCGCGTTCCGACCAACAAGGCGGAAAGCGTCGGTATGCGTAAGCTTTCGAGCGACAAGACGCTTCGCGAAGCGCTCGAGACGCTCAAGGGCAAGCCCCGCGTCAAGCGCACCATGTGGTCGCGCCGTGCCCAGGAGTATGAAGCCAAGATCAATTCGGGCGACCTCGTGTCGATCGCCGAAGTGGTCCGCGACCTGTTCCGCGCCGAGGATCAGCCCGAGCAGAGCTATTCCGAGCGCCAGATCTTCGAAGCAGCGGCGTCGCGCCTCGCGCGCGAACTGGCCGCGATGGAGCAGATCGACGAGCCGGCTGCCTTGGTGAAGATCGTCGAGATCCTCAAGGTCGCGGCCGCGGTCTGGAACAAGGACAAGGTTCCGGCTTAA
- a CDS encoding helicase-related protein has translation MSQFARSPITAVLGPTNTGKTHLAVERMCGHASGMMGFPLRLLAREVYDRVVRLKGAEHVALVTGEEKILPPKAKWFLCTAESMPLSGGMLAGADGRNAREFAFVGLDEAQLGADPERGHVFTDRLLRARGFAETMILGSDSLKPMLRALVPDAEIIGRPRFSTLSYAGARKLSRLPRRSAIVAFSAEEVYAVAETLRRLRGGAAVVMGALSPRTRNAQVEMFQAGEVDYLVATDAIGMGLNMDVHHVAFASLTKFDGRRQRRLTVAEMAQIAGRAGRHQKDGTFGALNEEGPNAFTPEEVLNIEAHRVRPLERLYWREGEPDFASIDDLIASLEAKPEHEVLRAAPQAIDLAVLKRLADEAWVRDRVRSPFMVARLWAACGLPDFRKLGVDPHARFVGRLFGHLSEGRGHVPHQWFADEIQRLDHMGGDVETIAGRIAATRSWAYIAHRQDWLEDPHHWAGRTRAIEERLSDALHAGLTQRFVDKRTTVLLRQIGADASNLPVTIGPEGEVSVEEHVLGSLEGFRFKVDPQARAADRKMLLAAAEKRLASEYRKRGAALADAEDDALALNGKLLEWRGLAVAELGPGASLARPKITLDRALDVLDPPARIAVRERLETWFAAQLARYLPVFARLDAATRDSAASGELRALAGALLEAGGLLPRRAAARLIDALAPDARKTLRRIGVTIGTLDLFAPALLKPQAARWRRELMGLSDVPPDGATVLPRGAPGADLPHGYRPLGAQAVRVDLVERIARAAHDSRKGRKPFAPDLALATSMGVKPETLARLMAQLGFKAARVREGQPQHWIWHGLTPVAPAKAPTADNAFAVLASLRHG, from the coding sequence ATGAGTCAGTTCGCGCGTTCGCCGATCACCGCCGTGCTCGGCCCCACCAATACCGGCAAGACCCACCTCGCCGTCGAGCGGATGTGCGGGCACGCCAGCGGCATGATGGGTTTCCCGCTGCGGCTGCTGGCGCGCGAGGTCTATGACCGCGTCGTCCGGCTGAAGGGCGCCGAGCATGTCGCCTTGGTGACGGGCGAGGAGAAGATCCTCCCGCCCAAGGCGAAATGGTTCCTGTGCACCGCGGAGTCGATGCCGCTCAGTGGCGGCATGTTGGCCGGAGCCGACGGCAGAAACGCGCGGGAGTTCGCGTTCGTCGGACTGGACGAGGCGCAATTGGGCGCCGATCCCGAACGCGGGCATGTGTTTACCGACCGCTTGCTGCGCGCGCGCGGTTTCGCCGAGACGATGATATTGGGATCGGATTCGCTCAAACCCATGCTGCGGGCGCTGGTGCCCGATGCCGAGATCATCGGCCGGCCGCGCTTCTCGACGCTCAGCTATGCGGGCGCCAGGAAATTGTCGCGGCTGCCGCGGCGCAGCGCGATCGTCGCGTTCAGCGCCGAGGAAGTCTATGCGGTGGCCGAGACGCTACGGCGCCTGCGCGGCGGCGCGGCGGTGGTGATGGGGGCGCTGTCTCCGCGCACCCGCAACGCCCAGGTCGAGATGTTCCAGGCCGGCGAGGTCGATTATCTCGTCGCCACCGATGCGATCGGCATGGGGCTCAACATGGATGTCCACCATGTCGCCTTTGCCAGCCTCACCAAGTTCGATGGGCGCCGCCAGCGCCGGCTGACCGTGGCCGAGATGGCGCAGATCGCCGGTCGCGCCGGGCGGCACCAGAAAGACGGGACGTTCGGGGCGCTGAACGAGGAAGGGCCCAACGCCTTCACGCCCGAGGAAGTGCTCAATATCGAGGCGCACCGGGTGCGGCCGCTGGAAAGGCTTTATTGGCGCGAGGGCGAGCCGGATTTTGCCAGCATCGACGATCTGATCGCCAGCCTGGAGGCCAAGCCCGAGCATGAAGTGCTGCGCGCGGCGCCACAGGCGATCGATCTGGCGGTGCTCAAGCGGCTGGCCGACGAGGCATGGGTGCGCGACCGCGTGCGCTCGCCGTTCATGGTCGCGCGGCTCTGGGCGGCGTGCGGTCTGCCCGATTTCCGCAAGCTCGGCGTCGATCCCCATGCCCGTTTCGTCGGGCGGCTGTTCGGGCATTTGTCCGAAGGGCGCGGGCATGTACCGCACCAATGGTTCGCCGACGAGATCCAGCGGCTCGACCATATGGGCGGCGATGTCGAGACCATCGCCGGGCGCATCGCCGCGACGCGGAGCTGGGCCTATATCGCCCATCGCCAGGACTGGCTGGAGGATCCGCATCACTGGGCCGGGCGCACGCGGGCGATCGAGGAAAGACTGTCCGACGCGCTGCATGCCGGCCTGACCCAGCGCTTCGTCGACAAGCGGACCACCGTGCTGCTCCGCCAGATCGGCGCCGATGCCTCGAACCTGCCGGTGACGATCGGGCCGGAGGGCGAAGTCAGCGTCGAGGAGCATGTGCTGGGCTCGCTCGAAGGCTTCCGCTTCAAGGTCGATCCGCAGGCGCGGGCCGCGGACAGGAAGATGCTGCTGGCGGCGGCGGAAAAGCGGCTGGCGAGCGAATATCGCAAGCGCGGTGCGGCGCTGGCTGATGCCGAAGACGACGCGCTGGCGCTGAACGGCAAGCTTCTCGAATGGCGGGGTCTGGCGGTCGCCGAACTCGGGCCCGGTGCCAGTCTCGCCCGGCCGAAGATCACACTCGACCGAGCCCTTGACGTGCTCGATCCGCCCGCCCGCATCGCCGTGCGCGAGCGGCTGGAGACGTGGTTCGCGGCGCAGCTTGCCCGGTATCTGCCGGTCTTCGCCAGGCTCGACGCGGCCACCCGCGACAGCGCGGCGAGCGGCGAATTGCGCGCGCTGGCGGGCGCCTTGCTGGAGGCGGGCGGACTGCTACCGCGCCGCGCCGCCGCGCGGCTGATCGATGCGCTTGCGCCGGATGCGCGCAAGACCCTGCGGCGGATCGGGGTGACGATCGGCACGCTCGATTTGTTCGCGCCCGCCCTGCTCAAGCCGCAAGCGGCACGGTGGCGGCGCGAGCTGATGGGACTGAGCGACGTTCCGCCTGACGGTGCGACCGTGCTGCCCCGGGGCGCGCCCGGCGCCGATCTGCCGCACGGCTATCGCCCGCTGGGCGCGCAGGCGGTGCGCGTCGATCTGGTCGAGCGCATCGCCCGCGCCGCGCATGACAGCCGGAAAGGTCGCAAGCCGTTCGCACCCGATCTCGCGCTCGCCACCTCGATGGGGGTCAAGCCCGAGACGCTGGCGCGGCTGATGGCGCAATTGGGGTTCAAGGCCGCCAGGGTCCGTGAGGGACAGCCGCAACACTGGATCTGGCACGGGCTGACTCCAGTCGCACCCGCCAAGGCACCGACCGCCGATAACGCCTTCGCCGTGCTTGCGAGCCTGCGCCATGGCTGA
- a CDS encoding S4 domain-containing protein, with translation MAEGETMRLDRFLWFARIAKTRGAAQAIAEKGLLRIDGRRIERSSTPVRVGCILAFPLFGKVRVLRVEALPRRRGPPAEALACYQDLRTENVSQEAPID, from the coding sequence ATGGCTGAAGGCGAGACGATGCGGCTGGACCGCTTCCTGTGGTTCGCGCGGATCGCCAAGACGCGAGGCGCCGCGCAGGCGATCGCCGAAAAGGGCCTGCTGCGCATCGACGGCCGCCGGATCGAGCGCTCCTCGACGCCGGTGCGAGTTGGATGCATCCTCGCCTTTCCGCTGTTCGGCAAGGTCCGCGTGCTCCGCGTCGAGGCGCTACCCCGGCGGCGCGGCCCTCCGGCGGAGGCGCTGGCCTGCTATCAGGACCTCAGAACTGAGAACGTCTCGCAGGAAGCGCCGATTGATTGA
- a CDS encoding DUF2807 domain-containing protein, whose amino-acid sequence MRALALASLLCLTAAGAPGDARRYMVTGFDRVRINGPFEVEIVPGNGGASAEGDPAALDRLSLQVQGSTLIVNSGASGFAVRKHDTPRTTRIRIATPLLRGIVANGGAAIHVSDMRAPRIDLSLEGTGSLDVAAIRADELFVAHNGMGMLKLSGTATSLRIRGAVGGTVDGSGLLANDATLLWESYGPLVIGVRYTAQVTASGHGSVTILGNPECKVRGTATISCAGEVIRR is encoded by the coding sequence ATGCGCGCCCTCGCTCTCGCCTCGCTTCTCTGTCTGACCGCCGCCGGCGCGCCCGGCGATGCGCGCCGCTACATGGTCACCGGCTTCGACCGGGTTCGCATCAACGGCCCCTTCGAAGTCGAGATCGTCCCCGGCAATGGCGGCGCTTCCGCCGAGGGCGACCCCGCCGCGCTCGACCGGCTGTCGCTGCAGGTCCAGGGCAGTACCCTGATCGTCAACTCGGGCGCGAGCGGCTTCGCGGTCCGCAAACACGATACGCCACGGACGACGCGGATCCGCATCGCGACGCCGCTGCTGCGCGGGATCGTCGCCAATGGTGGCGCGGCGATCCATGTCAGCGACATGCGCGCGCCGCGCATCGATCTATCGCTCGAAGGCACCGGTTCGCTCGACGTCGCCGCAATCCGCGCCGATGAACTCTTCGTCGCGCATAACGGCATGGGCATGCTCAAGCTGTCCGGCACCGCGACCAGCCTGCGCATCCGCGGCGCGGTGGGCGGTACCGTCGATGGCAGCGGGTTGCTCGCCAATGACGCGACCTTGCTATGGGAGAGCTACGGGCCACTCGTCATCGGCGTGCGCTATACCGCGCAGGTCACCGCATCGGGGCACGGTTCCGTGACGATCCTCGGTAACCCCGAGTGCAAGGTCCGGGGCACCGCCACGATCAGCTGCGCGGGCGAGGTTATCCGGCGCTAG
- a CDS encoding sulfite exporter TauE/SafE family protein, giving the protein MDLYLPIANLSVNALVIAALGLGVGFLSGMFGVGGGFLTTPLLIFYGIPPTVAAASAASQVTGASVSGVFAHLRRDGVDIHMGLVLIAGGVIGSVAGAALFTILQASGQIDTVIAILYVLMLGSIGGLMLHESIGAIRVTQGRAAARPRRRRHHPLVAMLPLRWRFYRSGLYISPLAPLLLGFFTGILTVLLGVGGGFVLVPAMLYLLGMGTQVVVGTSLFQILFVTAAATMVHATTTKAVDIVLAALLLVGSVVGAQIGARFAQKMKPEYMRLALAIIVLAVALRMLLGLAWRPDDIYTVELL; this is encoded by the coding sequence ATGGACCTCTACCTTCCGATCGCCAATCTCTCGGTCAACGCGCTGGTCATCGCCGCGCTGGGGCTGGGCGTCGGGTTCCTCTCGGGGATGTTCGGCGTCGGCGGCGGGTTCCTGACCACGCCGCTGCTGATCTTCTACGGCATTCCACCCACCGTCGCCGCCGCCTCGGCCGCGAGCCAGGTGACCGGGGCGAGCGTTTCCGGCGTGTTCGCGCACCTCCGCCGCGACGGCGTCGATATCCATATGGGTCTGGTGCTGATCGCCGGCGGCGTGATCGGCAGCGTGGCCGGCGCGGCGCTGTTCACGATCCTGCAGGCGAGCGGGCAGATCGATACGGTGATCGCGATTCTCTATGTGCTGATGCTCGGGTCGATCGGCGGACTGATGCTCCACGAATCGATCGGCGCGATCCGCGTGACGCAGGGTCGCGCGGCGGCGAGGCCGCGCCGCCGCCGGCATCATCCGCTGGTGGCGATGCTGCCGCTGCGCTGGCGCTTCTATCGCTCGGGTCTCTATATCTCGCCGCTAGCGCCGCTTTTGCTCGGCTTTTTCACTGGCATCCTGACCGTACTGCTCGGGGTCGGCGGCGGCTTCGTCCTCGTGCCAGCGATGCTCTATCTGCTCGGCATGGGCACGCAGGTCGTGGTCGGCACTTCGCTGTTCCAGATCCTGTTCGTCACCGCCGCCGCGACGATGGTCCACGCCACCACCACCAAAGCGGTCGATATCGTCCTCGCCGCGCTGCTGCTGGTCGGGTCGGTGGTTGGTGCGCAGATCGGCGCGCGCTTCGCCCAGAAGATGAAGCCCGAATATATGCGGCTGGCGCTGGCGATCATCGTGCTGGCGGTGGCGCTGCGGATGCTGCTCGGCCTCGCCTGGCGTCCCGACGACATCTATACGGTCGAATTGCTGTGA
- the fdxA gene encoding ferredoxin FdxA, translated as MTYVVTDACIKCKYMDCVEVCPVDCFYEGENMLVINPNECIDCGVCEPECPAEAILPDTENGLEKWLELNRTYSEEWPNVTQKGDVPADADAFKGEEGKFEKYFSAEPGTGS; from the coding sequence ATGACCTATGTCGTCACCGATGCCTGCATCAAGTGCAAGTATATGGACTGCGTCGAGGTCTGTCCGGTCGATTGCTTCTATGAGGGCGAGAACATGCTCGTCATCAATCCCAACGAATGCATCGATTGCGGCGTCTGCGAACCCGAATGTCCGGCCGAGGCGATCCTGCCCGATACCGAGAACGGGCTGGAGAAGTGGCTGGAGCTTAACCGCACCTATTCGGAGGAATGGCCCAACGTGACGCAGAAGGGCGACGTTCCCGCCGATGCCGACGCGTTCAAGGGCGAAGAGGGCAAGTTCGAAAAATATTTCTCGGCGGAACCGGGCACCGGCAGCTGA
- a CDS encoding TIGR02186 family protein, which translates to MKRLAALLLAPLLMGQSQTGPKPVLVPDVSQRDIEIAYSFTGAELLLFGAILYPGGRAPADGEKPADIVVVVKGPTQAVQVREKEKVAGIWVNAERMRYRSAPSFFAVASSKPIRTLVDERTRAIYELGVDSLQLSPASGAAPAVQDRFDKGLVDLRTRAGLYYEAPKAVEITDGVLYRARVQIPARVPVGKFTAETFLIRDGRVLAAAVRPIDIRKSGFERFIATSAEDHSWIYGIVAVALSILFGWGAGAIWRRF; encoded by the coding sequence GTGAAGCGCCTCGCGGCCCTTTTGCTCGCGCCGCTGCTGATGGGCCAAAGTCAGACGGGCCCCAAGCCGGTGCTGGTGCCCGACGTCTCGCAGCGCGATATCGAGATCGCATATTCCTTTACCGGCGCCGAGCTGCTGCTGTTCGGCGCGATCCTCTATCCCGGCGGCCGCGCGCCCGCCGATGGCGAGAAACCGGCCGACATCGTCGTAGTCGTCAAGGGCCCGACCCAGGCGGTGCAGGTCCGCGAGAAGGAGAAGGTCGCGGGCATCTGGGTCAATGCCGAGCGGATGCGCTACCGCTCGGCGCCGAGTTTCTTCGCGGTCGCCTCGTCCAAACCGATCCGTACCCTTGTCGATGAGCGCACCCGGGCGATCTACGAACTCGGCGTCGACAGCCTTCAACTCTCCCCCGCATCGGGCGCGGCGCCGGCGGTGCAGGACCGTTTCGACAAGGGCCTGGTCGATCTGCGCACCCGGGCCGGGCTCTATTACGAGGCACCCAAGGCGGTCGAGATCACCGACGGCGTGCTCTATCGCGCCCGCGTGCAAATTCCGGCGCGCGTGCCGGTCGGCAAATTCACCGCCGAGACCTTCCTGATCCGCGACGGCCGCGTCCTCGCCGCCGCGGTGCGTCCGATCGACATCCGCAAGTCCGGCTTCGAGCGCTTCATCGCCACCAGCGCCGAGGATCATAGCTGGATCTACGGGATCGTCGCGGTAGCGTTATCAATCCTGTTCGGCTGGGGCGCGGGCGCGATCTGGCGGCGTTTTTGA
- a CDS encoding head GIN domain-containing protein, producing the protein MRLLMIALVPLLAGTAACQSKWEKEGGASIAPSGPGASRTYAATGFTGVDVGGPDDVDVKIGNAFSVTAEGDPKVLDQLDIQVVGGNLRITRKDSRGSFFDRDRGARIHVVMPKLSSAGVSGSGDLSIERAEGDVSAAISGSGNIDIAELKGGLATLSVAGSGSISAKGTTEKLAASIAGSGDIDTSGLTANSGEVSIAGSGDMRGVIKGGAAVSIVGSGDVTLTGGAKCAVNTVGSGEAHCS; encoded by the coding sequence ATGCGCCTGTTGATGATCGCCCTGGTGCCGCTGCTGGCAGGCACCGCCGCCTGCCAATCCAAATGGGAAAAGGAAGGCGGCGCGAGCATCGCCCCGAGCGGTCCCGGCGCCTCGCGTACCTATGCGGCGACCGGCTTCACCGGCGTCGATGTCGGCGGCCCCGACGATGTCGACGTCAAGATCGGCAACGCCTTCTCGGTCACCGCCGAGGGCGATCCCAAGGTGCTCGATCAGCTCGATATCCAAGTCGTGGGCGGCAATCTGCGGATCACCCGCAAGGATAGCCGCGGCTCGTTCTTCGACCGTGACCGCGGCGCGCGCATCCACGTCGTGATGCCCAAGCTGAGCTCCGCCGGCGTCAGCGGATCGGGCGATCTCAGCATCGAGCGCGCCGAGGGCGACGTGTCCGCCGCCATCTCGGGATCGGGCAATATCGACATTGCCGAGCTGAAGGGCGGCCTCGCCACCCTGTCGGTCGCCGGATCGGGCAGTATCTCGGCCAAGGGCACGACCGAGAAGCTTGCCGCCTCGATCGCCGGTTCGGGCGATATCGATACCAGCGGCCTTACCGCCAATAGCGGCGAAGTCTCGATCGCCGGTTCGGGCGACATGCGCGGCGTGATCAAGGGCGGCGCGGCGGTCTCGATCGTCGGATCGGGCGACGTCACGCTGACCGGCGGCGCCAAATGCGCGGTCAACACCGTCGGATCGGGCGAGGCGCACTGCTCTTGA
- a CDS encoding DUF87 domain-containing protein — protein MEGQFGARDFEGATPLSSDAAAPARAAIQPIGAVLEIAGSSSQILLDPDAIEALGGNSDNAIANAGQVGAQVKMRVGSTWLIANIRSLKLDGEHIAAQIDFLGEGDEERLTAKLYKFRRGVTRYPTPGCPVFPVSTADLKQIYAAEDRAHIEIGHVYPTRDIRAALYVDSMLGKHFALLGSTGTGKSTAAALILHRICERAPQGHIVMVDPHGEYASAFKNTGALYDVSNLQMPYWLMNFEEHCEVFLTTQGSDRQVDADIFAKCLLMAKSKNRLAAEIGKLTVDAPVPYLLSDLTQIIQLEMGKMDKATDTAPYLRLRSKIDEIKADPRYAFMFSGMLVADTMAQFIARIFRLPGEGKPISIIDVSGVPSEITSVVVAVLSRMVFDFAIWSRGEAKRPVLLVCEEAHRYVPNERNADGSSVGRILSRIAKEGRKYGVSLGLITQRPSDLAEGVLSQCGTILSMRLNNERDQAFVKAAMPEGARGFLDSIPALRNRECIAVGEGVSTPIRLLFDNLEENKRPASEDPLFSELWRESGGEDQILDRTIRRWRSQGK, from the coding sequence ATGGAAGGCCAGTTCGGCGCGCGCGATTTCGAAGGTGCGACGCCTCTTTCTTCGGACGCTGCCGCACCCGCGCGTGCCGCCATCCAGCCGATCGGCGCGGTGCTGGAAATCGCCGGCTCGTCGAGCCAGATCCTGCTCGACCCCGATGCCATCGAGGCGCTGGGCGGCAATTCGGACAACGCCATCGCCAATGCCGGCCAGGTCGGTGCACAGGTCAAGATGCGCGTCGGCTCGACCTGGCTGATCGCCAATATTCGTTCCCTGAAGCTCGACGGCGAGCATATCGCCGCGCAGATCGACTTCCTTGGCGAAGGTGATGAGGAACGGCTTACGGCCAAGCTCTACAAATTCCGCCGCGGCGTGACCCGCTATCCGACGCCGGGCTGCCCGGTGTTCCCGGTCTCGACCGCCGATCTCAAGCAGATCTACGCCGCCGAAGACCGCGCCCATATCGAAATCGGCCATGTCTATCCGACCAGGGACATCCGCGCCGCGCTCTATGTCGATTCGATGCTCGGCAAGCATTTCGCGCTGCTGGGATCGACCGGCACCGGCAAATCGACCGCCGCCGCGCTGATCCTTCACCGCATCTGCGAACGTGCGCCGCAGGGCCATATCGTCATGGTCGATCCCCACGGCGAATATGCCAGCGCCTTCAAGAACACCGGCGCGCTCTACGACGTCTCGAACCTGCAGATGCCGTACTGGCTGATGAACTTCGAAGAGCATTGCGAGGTCTTCCTGACCACCCAGGGCTCGGACCGCCAAGTCGATGCCGACATCTTCGCCAAATGCCTGCTCATGGCCAAGTCGAAGAACCGCCTCGCCGCCGAGATCGGCAAGCTCACCGTCGATGCGCCGGTTCCGTATCTGCTCAGCGACCTGACCCAGATCATCCAGCTCGAAATGGGCAAGATGGACAAGGCGACCGACACCGCCCCCTATCTGCGGCTCCGCTCCAAGATCGACGAGATCAAGGCCGATCCGCGCTATGCCTTCATGTTCTCGGGCATGCTCGTCGCCGACACGATGGCGCAGTTCATCGCCCGCATCTTCCGCCTGCCCGGCGAGGGCAAGCCGATCTCGATCATCGACGTCTCCGGTGTGCCGAGCGAGATCACGTCGGTCGTGGTGGCCGTTCTGAGCCGCATGGTGTTCGACTTCGCGATCTGGTCGCGCGGCGAGGCCAAGCGGCCGGTGCTGCTCGTCTGCGAGGAAGCGCATCGCTACGTCCCCAACGAGCGCAACGCCGACGGGTCCTCGGTCGGCCGCATCCTCAGCCGCATCGCCAAGGAAGGCCGCAAATACGGCGTCTCGCTGGGCCTGATCACCCAGCGCCCGTCGGACCTGGCCGAAGGCGTGCTCTCGCAATGCGGCACGATCCTGTCGATGCGCCTCAACAACGAGCGCGACCAGGCCTTCGTCAAGGCGGCGATGCCCGAAGGCGCGCGCGGCTTTCTCGATTCGATTCCGGCACTGCGTAACCGGGAGTGCATCGCGGTCGGCGAAGGCGTCTCGACCCCAATCCGTCTGCTGTTCGACAACCTCGAAGAGAATAAGCGCCCGGCGTCCGAAGACCCGCTGTTCAGCGAGCTGTGGCGCGAGAGTGGTGGCGAGGATCAGATCCTCGACCGCACGATTCGCCGTTGGCGCTCGCAGGGCAAATAA